One genomic window of Candidatus Shapirobacteria bacterium includes the following:
- a CDS encoding ATP-binding protein, translated as MINFFKKPEKKTEVAPIAPTATEKQQPGQRQFVDGLVSTKDIIAPGSLEVDFEHIRIDGKYYRTLFITGYPRFVGINWLSPLINFDASLNVSMFIYPTDGKEILDDLRRKIAEMEAEINTDIQRGRVVDPSTQAKLEDALNLQADLVKGEERFFQFGLYVTISATSKEEINRINKNLEAALGALMIISKKATLQMEEGFMSTLPLCSDKLNITRNMDTTSLATTFPFVSSDLSDDKGIMYGINEHNGSLVIFDRFSMQNYNSVVFASAGAGKSYLIKLEAIRSLMLGTEIIVIDPENEYRDLCEAVGGQYIAFGYGEESKINPFDLSLVVEEGENALNSKILALHKLFKIMIGAMDPIEESILDRAAMDAYKMKGITPDIETQTREPPLVEDLYKSLIGMEDKQAQNLAARFEKYIKGSFAGIFNQKTTVNLTNKFVVFGIRNLEDALRPVAMHIILDYIWTIVKKTLKRRILIVDEAWYLMQYEDSAAFLRGIVKRGRKYYIGVTTITQDVDDFLATPYGKEIVTNSAIQILLKQHSAAIDQVGDVFYLSEGEKQLLLTADKGEGIFFAGKNHVAIRVIASEDEHRLITSNPEEILKMKNQGKSFGQSPIPEPTVEPPVALIPTTEAKKPVEEIKKPEMESKPQQETAALDKTKLAPQIVAIPKEKTPAEGKPAMGTIYQTVVETNKPDEQEEILKKRLAEMAEQEKNEISEHRKKIAEEERQKAEAEAKRMAETSSSLPKYQDLFKSYTPAKTAGQTSPPPIKTGPLIKSETVGNKPLVLEPKRPIFLNQEEPKIPQPPQLSKKTKPVFEEPKEEVKAATDDGKTKMDYDKLFSN; from the coding sequence ATGATCAATTTTTTTAAAAAACCAGAAAAGAAGACTGAGGTGGCTCCGATTGCACCAACCGCCACGGAGAAGCAACAACCCGGACAGAGGCAGTTTGTGGACGGATTGGTGTCGACGAAGGATATTATTGCGCCTGGATCGTTGGAAGTTGATTTTGAACATATAAGGATTGATGGTAAATACTACAGGACATTGTTTATTACCGGATACCCGAGATTTGTTGGAATTAACTGGCTGTCGCCTTTGATTAATTTCGACGCGTCTCTGAATGTGTCGATGTTTATTTACCCAACCGATGGAAAAGAGATTTTGGATGACTTAAGGCGAAAAATTGCGGAAATGGAGGCAGAAATTAACACAGATATCCAAAGAGGCCGGGTCGTAGACCCGTCCACACAGGCCAAGCTTGAGGATGCCCTAAATCTTCAGGCCGATCTGGTGAAGGGAGAAGAGAGATTTTTTCAGTTTGGACTATATGTGACAATCTCAGCTACCTCAAAGGAAGAAATTAACAGGATTAATAAAAATCTTGAGGCGGCATTGGGAGCGCTGATGATAATCAGCAAAAAAGCTACTTTGCAAATGGAAGAGGGTTTTATGAGCACACTTCCCCTTTGTTCTGACAAGCTGAATATTACCCGAAACATGGATACAACTTCTCTGGCAACAACTTTTCCGTTTGTCTCGTCTGATCTGTCTGACGACAAGGGAATAATGTATGGGATTAATGAGCATAACGGATCGTTGGTGATTTTTGACCGGTTTTCGATGCAAAACTATAATTCGGTGGTTTTTGCCTCAGCCGGAGCAGGAAAATCATATTTGATTAAACTTGAGGCGATCCGGTCACTGATGTTGGGGACAGAGATTATCGTAATCGATCCGGAAAATGAATATAGGGATTTATGCGAAGCAGTGGGAGGGCAATATATTGCCTTTGGCTACGGAGAGGAATCCAAAATAAATCCTTTTGACCTGTCATTGGTGGTGGAAGAAGGAGAAAACGCGCTCAATTCTAAGATTTTGGCGCTTCATAAACTTTTTAAAATAATGATCGGGGCTATGGATCCGATCGAGGAGTCGATTTTGGATAGGGCGGCAATGGATGCCTACAAAATGAAGGGAATCACGCCTGACATTGAAACCCAAACAAGGGAACCGCCACTGGTGGAAGATTTGTATAAATCGCTTATCGGGATGGAGGACAAGCAGGCTCAAAACCTGGCGGCAAGATTTGAAAAATACATCAAGGGATCTTTTGCGGGAATATTTAACCAAAAAACGACGGTTAATTTGACCAATAAGTTTGTGGTTTTCGGAATAAGAAATTTGGAAGATGCTCTCCGGCCGGTAGCAATGCACATTATTCTTGACTATATCTGGACGATAGTAAAAAAGACGCTAAAAAGAAGGATATTGATAGTGGATGAGGCGTGGTATCTCATGCAGTATGAGGATTCGGCGGCATTTTTGAGAGGAATTGTAAAGCGAGGGAGAAAATATTACATCGGAGTAACAACAATTACACAGGACGTTGACGATTTTCTGGCCACTCCTTACGGAAAAGAAATTGTAACTAATAGTGCCATTCAGATTCTTTTAAAACAGCACAGTGCGGCGATTGATCAGGTGGGCGATGTTTTTTATTTGTCGGAGGGGGAAAAACAGTTGCTGTTGACGGCCGATAAGGGCGAGGGAATATTTTTTGCCGGAAAAAATCATGTAGCGATCAGAGTAATAGCATCTGAGGATGAGCACCGGCTGATTACGTCAAACCCAGAAGAGATTCTGAAGATGAAAAACCAGGGGAAAAGTTTTGGACAAAGCCCGATACCTGAGCCAACGGTCGAGCCACCGGTGGCGCTGATTCCTACGACAGAAGCAAAGAAACCAGTAGAGGAAATAAAAAAACCTGAGATGGAAAGCAAGCCTCAGCAGGAAACTGCTGCCTTGGACAAAACTAAACTAGCACCGCAAATAGTAGCCATACCGAAAGAGAAGACTCCTGCGGAGGGAAAACCGGCAATGGGGACCATTTATCAGACGGTGGTGGAAACAAACAAACCAGATGAGCAGGAAGAAATACTGAAAAAGAGACTGGCCGAAATGGCGGAACAGGAAAAAAATGAAATTAGCGAACACCGGAAAAAAATTGCCGAAGAAGAAAGGCAGAAAGCCGAGGCAGAAGCTAAAAGGATGGCAGAAACATCGTCTAGCTTGCCGAAATATCAGGACTTGTTTAAGTCATACACCCCGGCAAAAACGGCGGGGCAAACTAGCCCACCACCAATAAAGACTGGGCCGCTTATAAAAAGTGAAACGGTTGGTAATAAACCATTGGTTTTGGAACCAAAAAGGCCTATTTTTTTAAACCAGGAAGAACCAAAGATTCCCCAACCGCCACAACTTTCAAAAAAAACAAAACCGGTTTTTGAGGAGCCGAAGGAAGAGGTTAAGGCCGCCACCGATGACGGGAAAACAAAAATGGATTATGATAAGTTGTTTAGCAACTGA